In the genome of Brachypodium distachyon strain Bd21 chromosome 3, Brachypodium_distachyon_v3.0, whole genome shotgun sequence, the window TTATATAATTCACAAACCACAGGCAAAAGGAGAACTCCATTACAGGTTGCAGCAGTAGATatggaaaacaaaaggtaGCGACTCATGTCCAACTAGCATGGACAAAGGGACTGGATCCAGATTTAAATTCTCTAGATAACTCCGGCATGAATTCAAAATCTCCAACTCAGGCCATAAGAGGAACGCTCTCTACTGAGTCTTGGCCATGTGGCGAATCAGGTCGACGACACGGTTGCTGCAGAGGGAAGTTTTCCAGAAGTGTTACCAGCAGAAAGGGGAGAAAATCAGACATGCCAGATCATTCAGGAATCAAGATGGCTAACCTGTAACCCCACTCGTTGTCGTACCACGAGACAAGCTTGACGAAATGGTCGTTAAGAGCAATTCCAGCCTTGGCGTCAAAAATGCTCGACCTATaaagcaaaaacaaacatgGAAGATGAGTAACACTATCTGAAAACAGACAGTTTTTTCGTTGGCAGTAATATGAATTATCAATACAGCGGGCATACCTGCTGTCACCAACAAAGTCGGTGGACACCAGATCTTCCTCAACATAACCCATGATTCCCTTGAGGTTTCCCTCAGATGCAACCCTGAAAAACAGTTAGCATACTCTTGTCAGTGGTGTTCTGGATGGAAACGAACTCCAAGAGTCCGCCAACAGAATGATTGCCTAGTTGTGAGTTGGTATTCCTGCCACACGGAGTGGCAAACACAAAAAGCTGTCTCAACCAGAACTCTTCTATTTTTCGTATGGGATGCTCTATGATTAAAACTTACTTTATAGCCTTCTTAATGTCCTCGTATGACGCAGCCTTCTCGGTTCTAACAGTGAGATCAACAACCGACACGTCCACAGTAGGAACACGGAAGGACATACCAGTAAGCTTGCCATTCAACTCAGGAAGAACCTTACCAACAGCCTGACATCAATTAATATCCTTATTAGTCATGCTTTAATCCAACCGAAATCAAGAAAAAGCTTCCAACCAAAAGTAAACAAACCTTATGCACAAAATTATCTAAGAAAGTACAACTGCAATTATAAACATAAACCTCAAGACTAACAACAGAACTGATATAATATATCGATAACAAGTTGCTGTACAAGCATTGCTATGATTGAGCCACACAACATAAAGCATCAATATCATGTTTTCGCAGCTCAGTTTTACCATTTTTTCGCCAGTCTTACATATAAATCCTAGACTAAATTCATGTGCAGAACACTCATCATAAGATGAACAAAACTGGCAATAGCGGTAGTGTGAAAGATATTCAGATCATTGCAGCGACAAATACATAACATTGTTCCCAGCATACCTTCGCAGCACCAGTGCTGCTTGGAATGATGTTAAAGCTTGCAGCCCTGCCACCTCTCCAGTCCTTGCTTGAGGGTCCGTCAACAGTCTTCTGGGTAGCTGAAAAACAGGCATAACCAGTGTAACTGTAATGAAAATTTTAAGACAATTAAATAATTCGAGAGAGTTTACAGGAGAAACAACTAAATCTTACCAGTGATGGCATGAACAGTGGTCATCAGTCCCTCAACAATACCAAAGTTGTCATTAATGATCTGGAGGAAACATTAGCCTGTATTAAGAAATGAACCACAATTCCAACAGCAATTATTTGAGGTGAGAAAGAACATACCTTAGCTAGGGGAGCAAGACAGTTCGTGGTGCAGCTAGCATTTGAGACAATGTTAACATCTGAGGTGTACTTGTCCTCATTGACACCGACCACAAACATTGGGGCATCTTTGCTGGGGGCAGAGATGACCACCTTCTTAGCACCACCCTAATAATCAAAAAACATCATAAGATATCATCACAAGTGTAGTGTTGGAACAATATCGCAAAAGCCAAGTTCCTGTAAATCAAAGCACTTCCATGCAACTAGCATCGGAAGCATGTAAAATGCAGAAAATAAGCTCCTCATTGTCTGCTAAATCAACAAATTTCACGGTACATTACATGGACTACCATGAATGCGAGGACAGCACTTACTACTGGCAGACCACTAGTGAATTAATCCACCAAAAAAATTGATTCAAGGAAATTATATCCTTGGCTttgctctctccctctccatctCTATGTGAGAGTGTTGTGTTTTCTGGCCATACTTTTCAAGTGAATAATGGCAGGTTAATTCATTATACCTTCAAGTGAGCAGCGGCCTTGTCCTTGTCAGTGAAGACACCGGTGGACTCCACGACATAATCAGCACCAGCCTCAGCCCATGGGATCTCCTCAGGGTTCCTTTTGAATAGCAGaccaaacaaactttagtTTCACAGCTTGAAGGCAGCCAAACCTCATCACATCTCAGCAAAACAAGCTGTAAATGAGGGACTACTACCTGACACCGAAGACAGTAACGGGCTTCTCACCGAAGAGGAGAGTCTTGTCATCCTTGAGCTTGATGTCACTGTGCTTCCAGTTGCCGTGGACGGTGTCGTACTTGAACATGTAGGTCTGCACAGCAGAGAAACCGCAAGTTTCAATTCAATAAAACAAGCCTAGCACAGAGCAAACCAATTCGGCTAAACCTGTTGATAATACTCATGCTATACACAATTAGCTAACAGTATCATCAGCAGACAAAACCACTCATATCTCATAAGGGAAATTACCAATCCAGGAACCAAAAACCCTCTACCATTCTGGGGGTAATTGCAGGAAACGAAAAAACATTACGGGGCACTAAATCGCACTACACACTACTGCTCAATCTACACACCCGTATCCAAAACCACCACTAACACTGACATCCCACCAAACGCATGGACATCCTGACACAGATCGGAGGCAGAAACACAtactcactcactctaaagCCCTGCAAAACCACCGAATCTACCTATAAAAACACGAGGAAACCGCCCGCAGATCGAGAGGCGGAGAGGGTATATACCATGTACTCGGTGGTGATGAAGGGGTCGTTGACGGCGACGAGCTCGACATCGTCGCTCTGGAGAGCAACCCTGGCCACGAGCCTCCCGATCCTTCCGAAACCTGAGCAAAAACACAACAGCACCACCCCAACTCTCAAATCACCACAGATCGAGCAAAATCTCGCCCGCCGCTGATCGCTGGACCGGAGAAACTCACCGTTGATTCCGATCTTAATCTTGCccatggcgacggcgacggcgagatGGGGATtacggcggcgggatgggGATGGGGATGGGAGGTTGATTCACTGGGGTGCCGGCGTGCGTCGTGGGGTGCTGGGTTTTATTTGTAATCGGGGGAGCCGAGAATgcgagaaaacaaaataaatgggaggagaaaagaagaatAGATATCCGCGAGTGACTTGTGGCCCCGTTTGCTGGCAAGGCCCACGTGTCATTTGGAGAGGAGACGCAGCCCGTGGGTTCGGTTAGGTGTACCGTTGGGCGGCTCGTGGTTTTCTCGGGCAAGAAAGAAATGGAAGGGAATGAATATTTGCCGCGGTTTCTTGCCCAAGAAAGAACAAATTAAAGCGGAAGGCATATTTGTTTTCCAACAGTTACTGAAAACGAAAAAGATTAGTTTTTTCAAAACTATAGCTGAAATACCCGTGCATTTCAACGGAACAACATCAAAACCTCTCTTCGCTCTTCGTTAACGATCACCAAATATCCATtttaaaaagttttttttcgaaaattgtgtctctatactcTAACCTCTTAAAATAGAACAATACacttttttctaaaaattatataacatcaccCGGTCAAAGAAGTTTTCAAAGGGAGTTTTCTAGTTCTCTCCACTATCTTACTTCACCCGTTAAAACAAAAGAGTTAGAAGGGgtaacaaatttatgttttggcaGCTAGATGTTCTCTCTACTATGCCCTAGGCGCCGTCACCATTCTCTCTCGCAGTCTGTCTCATTAGTTTCTTCTAACAATTCGTCATCTCCTCGTGTAATTTAGCCCTAAGAGGAGACGTCTGTGGCTGGGAAACGAAAGAGGGGACCAGCCGTGGCAGCACCTGAGAGACAGAGGGGATGGATGTGGCTTCAGTTCCATGCCCAATGGGTGCCCGATCGGGTCTCATCTTCCGGCTCCCGTAGTGTTTCGGCGGAGCGATCTTTTTCTCGTCAGATTCGGAGTTGTTGCCCGATTCTCGTAACGATCCCGCTTGTGATGGATTCCCTCACGGAGTTCCAGTCCAATTCGGTGTAGGTAACAGGCCAGCCGGCTTAGTAGTTCCAATCCAATTTGGTGCAGGTAACGGGCCAGCCAGCTTAGTAGGCcaaatatacatgcaatcttGGGGGGCCCACAAATTTTTTTggaagtttgacagacgacggtgaaggaaacggtccgtattttttatataGAGAGCCGAatttgaaagatcggtatggtcgactagaggggggggggtgaataggagactaacaaattttaactttttttttcaattcttgaaagatacaaacacttaatcttaGGGTTatctaaattctctaaagtgaatgcaaccctagaatgaaatacaatagccgaagcaacaatatatataacaagaatgtaaaggggaaatgataccacacgtggaggcgaagatttcaccggagtttcacctattgggatcggtgtatctctccgtttggaggagtgttctaccacaaaggtagagacgccacgaaggctcactctattctccaactcaccacaccacaaaggtgggatgagctctcacaacaccacaaaggtgaggtgagtttcactaatggcttccttgagggcgaacgccgaaccatTACAAATTTGACCGGGGCAAACTCCACACTTCAAtaggaggctcccaatccaagcctcaagctcctcacacaaagggagagctcgaggtgaccgcttccgtttagggttcccaacaacccaagagaaacgaaatccacaaaaaaaacaaggggatcaactttttgacttggtgaaatcCTAGGGCAAGATCTTCTcttccaatcctcaaagaatcaagagtagcgagtggctagggagggagatcttgaaaatttaagcttgaggtgttcttgaATGGTGTTGGGGTGTTCTTGGCTGTGGAAACGGTCAATTAGCTCGtcggggacgaaggggtactTATATGTGATCCCAAAAATCGAGTCGTTATGCACTTCGTTGGGataggccggaacttccgctaaatagccggaacttccggcttACCGGAAGTTCTGGTTATTCActggaagttccgcatattcctccgggactaacagagagcacccggaggttcgggcggaagttcacccggaacttccgccgccTGGAATCCAAAACAGCAAGAACACTTCCTAAAATGTGTTTTTCAActcacacctttttgggtaggttttttagtgggtgcaatttggtgtagatgtgtacgtgaaattgattcacccgttatcttcccttgtggattccctcttaatagcacggatgtcctacgactcaaatcaaccgaaaaagccgctaaacaccgctacgTTTCTTTCATTTTTAGGGGTCAACAACTCATCTTGTGTCGAGTTCTTTATAAACCTGAAATACATAGCACAAGATACGACCATCACACGTGTTGTCATCACCATCAAAACTACTTAGGGAGAAATGTCCTTTCAGAattgcccgtgcgttgcaacgggaCAAAAAAATGAACAACAATTTTAGTACTAACTAACATATAATGGAGTTGCTTAGAAAGATATTTCATCAGCATATAACTCAAAATCTGACTGCAGCAGCCAAACCTAACATTGCTGTCATTTATCATCTGAATATTTGTTAAGAGACCTTACTTCGTGCAATAGATTGCCCTCAACAGCATTGATGATCCTGACAAGTGCCCCTTTGGTGCTAGCACTTGCAATGAGCTTCCCATCCTGTGACAACGCGAAACACGCAACACAGGATGTGTGGGCATTGATAAACTTGGTCTTCCTTGCACCATAGCGCTCCACCCTCACTTGCCCTTTCCGTGCACCAGGGCAATCCAATACAATCGACCTTGGCTGTTGCGACAAGGCGTAGAGGCCCTTCGGGCTGGGCGTCGTCAATCTGGTGCACCAGATTAAGGTCCGCAAAGTTGTAGATGAAAATCTTGTTTTCTCCGGGACAACCACGATGCAGTCGCGGTGGAGACGGGCGGGGCACACGGGGGGACTTGAAGGAGAGCTCCCTGATGCAGCGGCTCTGGTGGTCATCCCAGATCATCACCTTGTTGGGCGGTTAGTGCAGGGCGTCTCCGCCGACGACGAGCGCGAGGATGTTGCACCTGAAGAGCATCTCAACGACGTCGATGCCCCCGCactggccgccgctgccgacgTCGTCCTCCCCCTGATCCCTCTCTCCCCAtcggcctctctctctcggtcTCTCCGCAGCCAGCGACCATCCCGCCACCCCACCAACCTGAAGGTCGTCGCCGTCTCCTGCCCCGCGCGACTGCTCCGGTCCCCCCAGTCCCCATCCGCCtgaggaggccgcggcggtgtCGCGCGCGGTAGTGGGCACGGGGCAAGTTCAAGGCGGTGTGCGCCACCaaatcctgccgccgccgccggctctgGTCCGAGGTTGGCCGTTGAGTTCGTCTGCGAGGGGGAAGGGATTCGATTGCTTTTTCTACTGTATTTAATTTCGATGGTTGCCTCCCCATGTGGACGGCTCGCCATCGAAATTAAAAAGACGGTCTCTCGTCGCCGTAGAGGGTAGGAGGAGGCGTCCCAGGCGCTGGGGACGGGAGGCTGGAAGAGAGGCCAGGTGAATTCTTTTTTTAGACCAGGTGAATTCTTTTGCGGTTCGTGGAGTaaataaaaagagagaaaaaaccgTTTCGGAACCAGGGAGAGTTTGACGAACGCCGAAAATTGGGGTGAAggaaacggtccgtattttttagataggtatagatatagattTGCTTTTGATAATGTGGCAAACAAAATATTCATCACCGATAAATTACTTAGTGCAGCCGGTTAAGTGGATGGAAGAGAATAAATTGTCTTTTGATGAGAAGAATGTGTTGCTCAAGGCGGTAGACTAGGATATATGGTCTTAAACCAAGTTACCGAAACAAGTTCACAAGTGACAAAAGGAATATATGCATTGATTGGTATGGTGGAAGGTGTGTATTCCAAGAAAAATAGACTTTTACAATGTTTCAACAtgagtaaattacagaaacCACCACAATTGAGGAAACGTTCTATgaaaactatttattttttcaaattaCCACCGTTTTTGGGGACAGTTATACTCTCGCGCACTAATCATTTGTTTGGAAACGTTTTGATGGTAAATTTGACAGTGGCCCCACATGTCGGAGCCAGTGGGGCGTCAAGATGGGACGGCTGGGCAAATGAATCTTTCAAGTCGCCAGCTCACGACTATGATCAAAAGGTAGAAATTCCAACGACCACTTAAAGAGATTTTTGCACGTAATGCCTACCACTGAGTTTAAGTGGTTCGTGATGTTCACCTTTGATCGAAACCGTGCGTTTTTCAACCGACCTACATGAATAATTTACAAAATTGCGCCGAGGTCGTAAAGAATATACGGAGTTCAAGCGATACAAATCTACTGAAGGCAAATATGAGTTCTTTCCTAAAAACTTTTGGAAAACAAATACTGCTAAAAACCGAGGCAATTCTTCTCGTCCCGTTCCATTTCTTTCTTGCCTGAGAAAATGGCTCCCgctttgtccttttttttagcttCCGCTTTGTCTTTTCCGGTCCCTTCCATTTCTTTCTTGCCCGACAAACCACGAGCGGCCCAACGGTGTACTTCTAATCGAACCCGTGGGCCGCGCCAAAGCTCGTGGGCTTGCTAGCAAACAGGGCCACAGGTCACcgaaaccaaaaaaaagaaaaaaaaatcctcgcTCTGcgcccctcaaaaaaaaaaaacctctcGCTCTGCTTGCCGCGCCTTGCGGAGACAGAAAAGGCAGCAGAGGGAGGCCACCCGCGCACCTCGCAAATCTTTCTTTTCCGCTCCCATTTCTTTaattctttattttttctcgCATTCTCGGCACCCCCGCTATAAATACAAACCAAGGCCCCACGACATCCGCCGGCACCTGATCGCAAATCTCCCATCCCCATCTCGCCGTCGTAATCTCTGTCACgttgtcgccgtcgccgtcgccatggGCAAGATTAAGATCGGAATCAACGGTGAGTTAGTTTTTTCGGTCCATCGATCGGCGGCGGGGTGAGATTTTGGTGGATCGGTGGTGATTTGAGAGTGGGGGTTGTGTTGTGTGCTTTTTGCTCAGGTTTCGGAAGGATCGGGAGGCTCGTCGCCAGGGTTGCTCTCCTGAGCGAGGATGTCGAGCTCGTCGCCGTCAACGACCCCTTCATCACCACCGAGTACATGGTATATACCCTTCGATCTACGGGCATCAGGCGGTTTACCTCCGATCTGTTGCATTTGTTGGGAGATGTTACTGTCAGTGTTAGCGGTGGTTTTCGTTGCGATTTGGTAATTTGCTGCAAAAGTGCCGCAGTGGTCGAGGCTTCTCTCTGGTCCCTCGTTTGGTAATTTCCTTTATAAGATCCGGGTGATTTCGTTTGCCGCTGAAACAAATCAATGCCCGGATGAGTTCCGGAGCCTAGAAATCCAAGCACCTTCTGGCTTCGGCTTCATGCTCTGCAGATCGTGCAAGAGTATGAGCCACCCTATTACACGCTCACTAACATGGACAATCGATACATTGATAAACACTGACACTACCTTCTGAATGTCGTTGATATTATTAGTTGGTTGTGTCTGTATAGTTGGAATATTATTAACAGgtcttgctgatttgatttgcTCTGTGCTAGGCTTGTTTTATTGACTCGAAGCGTGTGGTTTCTGTGCTGTGCAGACCTACATGTTCAAGTACGACACCGTTCACGGAAACTGGAAGCACAGTGACATCAAGCAAAAGGACGACAAGACTCTCCTCGTCGGTGAGAAGCCCGTTACTGTCTTCGGCGCCAGGTACTATTCCCTTATTTTTACAGCTTGTTTTGAAGAGATGTCATGAGGTTTTGGTGCATTTTAGCTGTGAAACtaatgtttgtttgttctccGGCTATTCAAAAGGAATCCTGAGGAGATCCCATGGGCTCAGGCTGGTGCCGATTATGTCGTGGAGTCCACCGGTGTCTTCACTGACAAGGACAAGGCAGCTGCTCACTTGAAGGTATAATTAATTCACCTTGCATTTTCCTCTTCTTATTCACATGCTATATTATTTACCTACGAGGCCAAGAGATTTGAAATTCTTTTGGTGCATGGATATTAAAATTGGAAAGGGTgccttgttctttttttactttttcatTGTTTGTAAAAGAATGGCCAGAAAACACACCACTCTGGGAGGGAGAGGGATGGGAAAGCTAAGGATATAATTAAATCAATTTATTTTGCGGATTAATTTACTACTGCTCTGCCAGTAGTAAGTACTATCTTCACATTCCTGGTAGTCCATGTAATGTACCACTAATTTGGGCGATTTAGCATAGACGTTAGACAATGAGTTCTTCAAGCTGCCTATTTTCAGTATATTAGGTGATTCGGATGCTAGTTGCATGGAAGTGCTTTGATTTACAGGAACTTGGCTTTTGCGATGTCGTTCCAACACTACACTTGTGATGATATCTTACAATGTTTTTTGAATATTAGGGTGGTGCCAAGAAGGTGGTCATCTCTGCCCCCAGCAAAGATGCCCCGATGTTTGTGGTCGGTGTCAATGAGGACAAGTACACCTCAGACGTTAGCATTGTCTCGAATGCTAGCTGCACCACAAACTGTCTTGCTCCCCTAGCTAAGGTATGTTCTTTCTCATCTTAAATATATCGATGTTGTTGGGATTGTGGTTTGTTTCTTAACATTGGCTAACATTTCGCCCAGATCATTAATGACCACTTTGGTATTATTGAGGGTCTGATGACCACTGTTCATGCCATCACTGGTAAGATTTTGTTGCTTGTCCAACAAACTCTCTTGaattatttaattttctttaaGTTTTCATTACAGTGACACTGGTTGCCTGTCTTTCAGCTACCCAGAAGACTGTTGACGGACCATCGAGCAAGGACTGGAGAGGTGGCAGGGCTGCAAGCTTTAACATCATCCCGAGCAGCACAGGTGCTGCCAAGGTATGCCGCAAACAACATTGCGTGTTTGTCTGACAGTGTTCTGAATGCATTTCACACTACTGCTAttgcctgtttttttttgtgcatgtTATGACATATTTGTTCTGCACTAGAATGTTTTCTAGTATCTAGAGATTCAAGACTGATGATAAAATGATAAAACTGGGATGTGAAAACTTGTTATTGATGGTTTATGTTGTGTGGCTCATTGAACCCACTGCAGTGCTTGTACGGCAACTTGTTATCTATATATTATTGCAGTTCTGTTGTTAGGCTTGCTGTTTATCAACTGTATAGAATTGCAGTTGTACTTGCTTAGATAATTTTGTGCAGAAGGTTTTCTGTTTACTTTTGGTTGGAAGCTGTTTTACTGATTTCAGTTAAATTACATCACATAGACTAATAAGGATATTGATTGCTTTCAGGCTGTTGGCAAGGTTCTGCCTGAGTTGAATGGCAAGCTTACTGGTATGTCCTTCCGGGTTCCCACTGTGGACGTGTCGGTTGTTGATCTCACTGTTAGAACCGAGAAGGCTGCCTCATATGAGGACATTAAGAAGGCCATCAAGTAAGTTGTAATCTTAGAGCATCCCATGTGAAAAATATAAGAGTTCTGGTTgaaacatttctttttttttcggaaaGTCGAAACATCTCTTTGTGCCTGCTGCTTATTATGACTGGAGCAGCACCTCACCACTAGACAATTGTGTTGGTGGACTCTTTCAGTTTCTGTCCATCCAGAACACCACTGACAAGAGTATGCAACTGTTTTGCAGGGCAGCATCTGAGGGAAACCTCAAGGGAATCATGGGTTATGTTGAGGAAGATCTGGTGTCCACCGACTTTCTTGGTGACAGCAGGTATGCCCATTGACTTCATAATTCCATAGGACCGCCAAAACCAGCCTCTTTTCAAGTAGTGTTACTCATTTTCCATGCTTGT includes:
- the LOC100843479 gene encoding glyceraldehyde-3-phosphate dehydrogenase 1, cytosolic — its product is MGKIKIGINGFGRIGRLVARVALQSDDVELVAVNDPFITTEYMTYMFKYDTVHGNWKHSDIKLKDDKTLLFGEKPVTVFGVRNPEEIPWAEAGADYVVESTGVFTDKDKAAAHLKGGAKKVVISAPSKDAPMFVVGVNEDKYTSDVNIVSNASCTTNCLAPLAKIINDNFGIVEGLMTTVHAITATQKTVDGPSSKDWRGGRAASFNIIPSSTGAAKAVGKVLPELNGKLTGMSFRVPTVDVSVVDLTVRTEKAASYEDIKKAIKVASEGNLKGIMGYVEEDLVSTDFVGDSRSSIFDAKAGIALNDHFVKLVSWYDNEWGYSNRVVDLIRHMAKTQ
- the LOC100843785 gene encoding glyceraldehyde-3-phosphate dehydrogenase 1, cytosolic is translated as FGPSIGGGVRFWWIGGDLRVGVVLCAFCSGFGRIGRLVARVALLSEDVELVAVNDPFITTEYMTYMFKYDTVHGNWKHSDIKQKDDKTLLVGEKPVTVFGARNPEEIPWAQAGADYVVESTGVFTDKDKAAAHLKGGAKKVVISAPSKDAPMFVVGVNEDKYTSDVSIVSNASCTTNCLAPLAKIINDHFGIIEGLMTTVHAITATQKTVDGPSSKDWRGGRAASFNIIPSSTGAAKAVGKVLPELNGKLTGMSFRVPTVDVSVVDLTVRTEKAASYEDIKKAIKAASEGNLKGIMGYVEEDLVSTDFLGDSRSSIFDAKAGIALNDNFVKLVSWYDNEWGYSNRVVDLIRHMAKTQ